In one window of Amblyomma americanum isolate KBUSLIRL-KWMA chromosome 9, ASM5285725v1, whole genome shotgun sequence DNA:
- the LOC144105286 gene encoding b(0,+)-type amino acid transporter 1-like, protein MASRKNGSRSSLTQSLNCSSLKEKGVENATHDIPPAGATLKRKVGLFSAAAVVIGSVIGSGIFVSPSLVFRHSGSVGVSLLVWFGAGIMSIAYALCMSELGALLPTSGGEYAYICAAGNTLGRPGDYVVFMFSWTRILVSDPLGAALQALTFASYGLRLVYATCEAPYGPTVLVAATFSMLATVLNAISLGMSTKLQNVLFVTKVLMLLSIIGTGIAAAAAGTNHITGPLVSNDFTTKGLTEAFLAALLTMDGGYSLCYIGEEIKNPSKNIPRALIIGVVMVLALFILTNVAYFVVLEPAAIAASDTTALTFAVESWGTAGAVIIPLLAAISTFGTLSAGYFAHSRLGFAAARRGHLPKALSMVSVKSSVPLISLLVRGVLGTAFTAMGSIEWVVNSIMLLATASSVLTILALLRLRFTMKDVVRPIKVPYLIVFLTLGVNFTTMVLNILQVADYTILIVLAIVISSGSLAYTLFRVRHCSIPGTPRVVTFLQKLLLCEPCLQDNVEDKVHQETAQDKIMFVEANGETASLMSTRTADTRLRTISTSARA, encoded by the exons atggcgtccaggaAAAACG gaagcCGCTCATCCCTTACCCAATCGCTGAACTGCTCTTCGCTCAAGGAAAAAGGGGTGGAAAATGCAACGCATGACATTCCTCCGGCCGGTGCTACACTCAAAAGGAAGGTTGGACTATTCAGCGCAGCAGCAGTCGTCATCGGCAGCGTCATCG GATCCGGCATATTCGTGTCTCCAAGCTTGGTGTTCAGACATTCGGGCTCGGTGGGCGTCAGCCTCCTCGTGTGGTTCGGCGCTGGAATAATGTCCATAGCGT ATGCACTTTGCATGTCCGAGTTGGGGGCGCTGCTTCCTACATCCGGCGGGGAGTACGCGTACATATGTGCAGCGGGCAACACCCTCGGCAGGCCGGGCGACTACGTGGTCTTCATGTTCTCCTGGACACGCATCCTCGTGAGCGACCCCTTGGGCGCGGCTCTGCAGGCGCTTACGTTCGCCAGTTACGGACTGCGGCTTGTCTACGCAACTTGCGAGGCGCCCTACGGTCCGACAGTCCTGGTTGCTGCCACTTTCTCAA TGCTGGCTACTGTCCTGAATGCGATATCCCTGGGCATGTCGACGAAGCTTCAGAACGTGCTTTTTGTAACCAAAGTTTTGATGCTGTTGTCGATCATCGGCACGGGAATCGCAGCGGCCGCAGCAG GAACAAATCACATCACCGGTCCTTTAGTCAGCAATGACTTCACGACCAAAGGGCTAACGGAAGCTTTCCTCGCGGCATTGTTGACCATGGACGGAGG GTACAGCCTCTGCTACATCGGGGAAGAAATCAAGAACCCATCAAAAAATATCCCACGGGCTCTTATCATCGGTGTTGTAATGGTTTTGGCGCTATTTATCCTTACCAACGTTGCCTACTTCGTGGTTCTCGAACCGGCAGCCATCGCAGCCTCCGACACCACGGCCCTCACCTTCGCCGTTGAGAGCTGGGGTACGGCGGGGGCTGTCATCATTCCCCTCTTAGCTGCCATAAGCACCTTCGGAACTCTATCCGCTGGCTACTTCGCGCATAGTAGGCTTGGTTTTGCAGCTGCTCGAAGAGGTCATCTACCCAAAGCTTTGTCTATGGTCTCTGTCAAGTCATCCGTGCCACTCATATCTCTGCTCGTCCGAGGCGTCCTGGGCACGGCCTTCACGGCGATGGGTTCGATCGAATGGGTCGTGAACAGCATCATGCTTCTGGCTACCGCCTCAAGCGTACTAACAATTCTTGCTCTTCTCAGACTTCGGTTCACAATGAAGGACGTTGTGAGACCGATAAAGGTGCCGTACCTAATTGTCTTCCTCACCTTAGGTGTTAATTTCACCACGATGGTGTTGAACATCCTACAGGTCGCTGACTACACCATCCTCATTGTTCTTGCCATAGTCATCTCTTCAGGAAGTTTGGCCTATACCCTATTCCGCGTCCGGCACTGTAGCATTCCGGGAACACCTCGAGTGGTGACGTTCCTGCAGAAACTCCTCCTGTGTGAGCCATGCCTGCAAGATAATGTTGAAGATAAGGTTCATCAAGAGACTGCGCAAGATAAGATTATGTtcgtggaggctaacggagaGACGGCTTCTCTGATGTCTACCAGGACTGCCGATACGAGACTGCGAACGATTTCAACCTCTGCTAGAGCATAG